A genomic stretch from Hemibagrus wyckioides isolate EC202008001 linkage group LG18, SWU_Hwy_1.0, whole genome shotgun sequence includes:
- the pus1 gene encoding tRNA pseudouridine synthase A encodes MLKFCQLVRVLSTERLKSAVQPRGWCRIVKFRGLCVHARKMSEENQNHSNMTKLKRAPESTEEENEAKKLKTDEEKRFPKRKVVLLMAYSGKGYYGMQRNPGNSQFKTIEDELVTALIKAGCIPENHGDDMKKMSFQRCARTDKGVSAAGQVVSLKLWLIENILEKINTHLPSQIRILGLKRVTGGFNSKNNCDARTYSYMLPTIALSPKDSDQEDTSFRLAPETLQKVNRLFALYKGTHNFHNFTSQKGPRDPSAKRYITQMSCGEPFVRQGAEFTVITVRGQSFMMHQIRKMIGLVIAVVKGYAQEEIIERSWGEEKVDVPKAPGLGLVLERVHFDRYNKRFGGDGLHETLEWEQEEDAIGAFKEAHIYPSIVETECQEKSMISWMSTLPIHDFTATATGKQENKDEDDAGNASD; translated from the exons ATGCTGAAATTCTGTCAGCTTGTCAGAGTTTTAAGTACTGAGCGTTTGAAATCAGCTGTTCAGCCCAGAG gTTGGTGTAGGATTGTAAAGTTCCGTGGACTTTGTGTGCATGCCAGGAAAATGTCTGAAGAAAATCAGAATCATAGCAACATGACAAAGCTGAAAAGAGCTCCAGAAAGTACCGAGGAAGAGAATGAGGCTAAAAAGCTGAAAACGGACGAGGAGAAAAGATTCCCCAAAAGAAAAGTTGTCCTCCTTATGGCCTATTCAGGCAAAGGATACTATGGAATGCAG agGAATCCTGGAAATTCCCAGTTTAAAACTATCGAGGATGAACTGGTCACGGCACTCATCAAAGCCGGCTGTATTCCCGAAAATCACGGTGATGATATGAAGAAGATGTCTTTCCAGAGATGTGCCAGGACAGACAAG GGTGTTTCTGCAGCTGGCCAGGTCGTATCTCTAAAGCTTTGGTTGATCGAGAACATTCTGGAAAAGATCAACACTCACCTTCCGTCACAGATTAGAATTTTAG GTTTGAAGAGAGTCACCGGTGGCTTTAACTCCAAAAACAACTGTGATGCCAGGACCTACTCCTACATGCTTCCCACTATCGCCTTATCTCCAAAAGACTCTGACCAAGAGGACACGTCATTCCGCTTGGCCCCCGAGACACTTCAGAAGGTTAACAGGCTCTTTGCGCTCTACAAAGGCACTCACAATTTCCACAACTTCACATCGCAGAAGGGTCCCCGGGACCCGAGCGCTAAGCGCTACATCACGCAAATGTCCTGCGGAGAACCGTTCGTCAGGCAGGGGGCTGAGTTCACCGTCATCACAGTGCGAGGCCAGAGCTTCATGATGCACCAGATCCGGAAGATGATCGGATTGGTGATCGCTGTAGTGAAGGGATACGCACAAGAGGAGATCATCGAAAGGAGCTGGGGTGAAGAGAAGGTCGACGTGCCCAAGGCTCCTGGGCTCGGTCTCGTGTTGGAGCGCGTGCACTTTGACCGGTACAACAAGCGTTTCGGAGGAGACGGTCTGCACGAGACCCTGGAGTGGGAGCAAGAAGAAGACGCCATTGGTGCCTTTAAGGAAGCGCACATTTACCCCAGTATAGTAGAGACAGAGTGTCAGGAGAAGTCGATGATCAGCTGGATGAGTACGCTGCCGATTCACGACTTTACCGCAACAGCAACCGGCAAGCAAGAAAACAAG gatgaagatgatgctgGAAATGCTTCAGACTGA